The proteins below come from a single Micromonas commoda chromosome 8, complete sequence genomic window:
- a CDS encoding predicted protein: MHAHAAVRSVPTQFATARRVTDATKKRGVERSVVPLRRANVLVPKASADDAKPPAVNYKSDEFTIPDAPIKDLVPTGAWKVIDGGVCAPKGFKAAAFKAKLRKSGKNQADCCLIVADKPAVVGGVFTKNRVAAAPVQYCREVLAKPDKRTVRAVLANAGQANAATGVLGMEDAVRSAATVAEALGCDADDVLLQSTGVIGKRIKMDELMGAVPALAGNLKSTKEAAYAAATAICTTDLVRKTLAVEVDLGGGGLLGGKKVRIGGMGKGSGMIHPNMATMLGVVTCDAVVEPECWSVMVKRAAQNSFNQISVDGDTSTNDCVIGLASGAAGGDAIVAGSPEAEKLEAALTAVCVGIAKSIAWDGEGATCLIECNVRGAQSLEDARVVARSVVSSSLAKSAIFGHDPNWGRLACAAGYSGVHFEQEDLRIQLGPHLLMENGQPLDYDAKEASAYLRDTTAVHGTVIVDVAVGNGAFEGSAWGCDLTYDYVKINAEYTT, from the coding sequence AtgcacgcgcacgcggctgTCCGCTCCGTCCCGACGCAgttcgcgaccgcgcgacgcgtcactGACGCCACCAAGAAGAGAGGCGTCGAACGATCCGTCGttcccctccgccgcgcgaacgtcctcgtcccgaaagcctccgccgacgacgccaaacCCCCCGCCGTGAATTACAAGTCCGACGAGTTTACCATCCCGGATGCGCCCATCAAGGATCTCGtcccgacgggcgcgtggaaggtcatcgacggcggcgtctgcGCCCCCAAGGGGTTCAAGGCGGCCGCGTTCAAGGCGAAGCTGCGCAAGAGCGGTAAGAATCAGGCGGACTGCTgcctcatcgtcgccgacaaacccgccgtcgtcggaggcgtcTTCACCAAGAACAgagtcgccgcggctcccgtgCAGTACTGCCGCGAAGTCCTCGCCAAGCCCGATAAGCGCACCGtccgcgcggtcctcgccaacgccggtcaggcgaacgccgcgaccggcgtGCTCGGCATGGAGGACGCGGtccgctccgccgccaccgtcgcggaggctctcggatgcgacgccgacgacgtgttGCTACAATCCACCGGAGTCATCGGCAAGCGCATCAAGATGGACGAGCTCATgggcgcggtgcccgcgctcgcgggcaaCCTCAAGTCCACCAAGGaggccgcgtacgccgcggcgaccgccatCTGCACCACGGACCTGGTTCGTaagacgctcgcggtggaggttgacctcggcggcggcggcttacTCGGCGGGAAGAAGGTGCGCATCGGGGGCATGGGCAAGGGCAGCGGCATGATCCACCCGAACATGGCCACCATGTTGGGAGTCGTCacgtgcgacgccgtcgtcgagcccgagTGTTGGAGCGTCATGgtcaagcgcgcggcgcagaacTCGTTCAACCAGatctccgtcgacggcgacacgagCACCAACGACTGCGTCATCGGTCTCGCGtctggcgcggcgggtggggacgccatcgtcgccgggtctCCGGAGGCTGAGAAactggaggcggcgctgacggCGGTGTGCGTCGGAATCGCCAAGTCCATCGCGtgggacggcgagggcgccacCTGCCTCATCGAGTGCAACGTCCGAGGTGCGCAATCCCTCGAGGatgcccgcgtcgtcgcgaggtccgtggtgtcgtcgtcgctggccAAGTCGGCCATCTTCGGGCACGATCCCAACTGGGGCCGactcgcgtgcgccgcggggtaCTCTGGCGTGCACTTCGAGCAGGAGGACCTTCGGATCCAGCTCGGCCCGCACCTCCTCATGGAGAACGGTCAGCCGCTCGATTacgacgccaaggaggcgTCCGCGTACCTGCGAGACACCACGGCTGTGCACGGCACCGTGAtagtcgacgtcgccgtcgggaaCGGGGCTTTCGAAGGGAGCGCGTGGGGGTGCGACCTGACGTACGACTACGTCAAGATCAACGCCGAGTACACCACGTGA
- a CDS encoding predicted protein produces the protein MAQRMRADRASASPRAGFTLRLSEAELRSRRARRARWRAPPLMACVGMGRAGAPWGFGESAAEIISGIAAAPVVGVDDRGARAAAPEAAAVPSDPTTATADKSSRPTPRRTRRPTYNGLRLLPLWEVKPGGEPRQYCLDRGIVRLLLPEEQDAIKHREGTAGSGTDPRRRGGHHGKVNAAAVQFRRMERTAVRARNSLFPARESVTEDYWEYAKFRFLQRMASSCITVFATQQMLAAIGMGASRRLPAAAAINWVLKDGLGRLGKLGVAANFGREFDSDVKRFRFTSSVVYDASSLVEMITPFFPKKFLALATLANIGKSVGITTANVVRAPIQRSFVLEENLAEVAAKTSAQQVVADNLGLAVAVLATGLTGKVVNDRARLIIPFVAFIPLATMDLYCIYRELKAVQLTTINKERAEIICDHWINVGTVPGTKYVSDAERLFIPARMDESTLPLRVAGLHEACPTPNALANALSVGVDRSIVEGDRSMIEGDRSMIEGDRSMIEGTSRGRPYVLTYVPGKSKANPALRFAEAVGERCGVVARGKKARGVKGTAYLSLRQGATSRDVLRGMLQVAHLRHLPFRADLDADAARRWALEESASRAAADVDAFMAELTRAGWQHQKVLLSSAERAPFAVEGGAEGWEDLAEALSPSGGDGDAKRGGED, from the coding sequence ATGGCCCAACGAATgcgcgcggatcgcgcgtcggcgtcgccccgcgcggggttcaCGCTGAGGCTGTCGGAGGCGGAGCTTCGCAgccgtcgtgcgcggcgggctcgatggcgcgcgccgccgctgatgGCCTGCGTCGGGAtgggccgcgcgggcgcgccctgGGGGTTCGGCGaatccgcggcggagatcatctccgggatcgccgccgcgcccgtcgtcggcgtcgacgaccgcggcgcgcgcgccgccgcgcccgaagCGGCCGCCGTCCCATCCGACCCCacgaccgccaccgccgataaatcgtcgcgtcccacgccccgtcgcacgcgccgacCGACGTACAACGGCCTTCGTCTGCTGCCGCTGTGGGAGGTGAAGCCCGGGGGCGAACCGCGGCAGTACTGCCTCGACCGCGGTATCGTCCGCCTCCTGCTGCCCGAGGAGCAAGACGCGATCAAGCATCGCGAAGGGACGGCGGGCTCGGGTACCgacccccgacggcgaggggggcATCACGGCAaggtcaacgcggcggcggtgcagtTTCGGCGAATGGAGCGcacggcggtgcgcgcgcgcaaCTCGCTCtttcccgcgcgcgagtccgTCACCGAGGACTACTGGGAGTACGCCAAGTTTCGCTTCCTGCAGAGGATGGCGAGCTCGTGCATAACCGTCTTCGCCACGCAGCAGATGTTGGCGGCCATCGGCATGGGCGCGAGTAGGCGGttacccgcggcggcggccatcaaCTGGGTGCTGAAGGACGGTCTGGGCCGACTCGGtaagctcggcgtcgccgcgaacttTGGTCGGGAGTTCGATTCCGACGTGAAGCGATTTCGGTTCACGTCCTCCGTCGTGtacgacgcgtcgtcgctcgtcgaGATGATCACGCCGTTTTTTCCCAAAAAGTTTctggcgctggcgacgctcgccaaCATAGGCAAGAGCGTGGGAATAACCACCGCGAACGTGGTGAGGGCGCCCATACAGAGATCGTTCGTGTTGGAGGAGAACctggcggaggtggcggccaAGACGAGCGCGCAGCAGGTGGTGGCCGATaacctcggcctcgccgtcgcggtttTGGCCACCGGACTCACCGGAAAAGTCGTCAACGACAGGGCTCGGCTGATCATCCCGTTCGTCGCCTTCATCCcgttggcgacgatggaTTTGTACTGCATATACcgcgagctcaaggctgTGCAGCTCACGACCATCAacaaggagcgcgcggagatcATATGCGATCACTGGATAAACGTCGGAACCGTGCCGGGCACAAAGTACGTGTCCGACGCGGAGCGTCTGTTCATCCCGGCGAGGATGGACGAGTCCACCCTgccccttcgcgtcgccggtctGCACGAGGCGTGCCCGACCCcaaacgcgctcgcgaacgcgctATCTGTCGGGGTGGATCGATCGATCGTCGAAGGCGATCGATCGATGATCGAAGGCGATCGATCGATGATCGAAGGCGATCGATCGATGATTGAAGGGACTTCACGAGGGCGTCCCTACGTGCTCACCTACGTTCCGGGTAAGTCCAAGGCGAACCCCGCGCTGCGCttcgcggaggcggtcgGCGAGCgatgcggcgtcgtcgcgaggggGAAGAAGGCTCGAGGCGTCAAGGGCACCGCGTACCTGTCCCTTCGTcagggcgcgacgagccggGACGTGTTGCGGGGGATGCTGCAGGTGGCGCACCTGCGGCACCTGCCGTTTCGGGCCGAtctggacgcggacgccgcgaggcggtgggcgctggaggagagcgcgtcacgggcggcggcggacgtcgacgcgttcatgGCGGAGCTGACACGCGCGGGGTGGCAACACCAGAAGGTGCTGCTGTCGAGCGCGGAGAGAgcgccgttcgcggtggagggcggcgccgaggggtgggaggatctcgcggaggcgctctctccgagcgggggcgacggggatgcgAAGCGGGGCGGGGAGGATTGA
- a CDS encoding predicted protein, with protein sequence MVVLEFGNSSTWALKAREPPADSFEEKEKRKKAGLVSLRKVLAADKPSGVANDGRTEVGGAATSTNRNFAPRSAWPEGKFTITYPKGYDPALGKFVAGGADGGGSGAARVVVQKLPAAERARLEEEARAVAEAAARARAEATDALNLDEEYLERVRARDELAKSRRRRSATAATTTTTTSTTTSTTTPGAKPAPDPALLAEVGVDGAYMAALAEQEEKRRKVREARAVKAKAAAASAATMRLAAVFAVRESDPEMAAYARAYADRAGERAEQRELVAASRKAACKEAAAVAVDDAGKAKRGKRRRVA encoded by the coding sequence atggtcgTCCTGGAGTTCGGAAACTCGTCCACGtgggcgctcaaggcgcgcGAGCCCCCGGCCGACTCgttcgaggagaaggagaagcgcAAGAAGGCCGGGTTGGTGTCGCTGCGgaaggtgctcgccgcggacaagCCATCGGGAGTGGCGAACGACGGGAGGACGGaggtgggcggcgccgcgacttCGACGAACCGCAacttcgcgccgaggagcgcgtggcCCGAGGGGAAGTTCACCATCACGTACCCCAAGGGGTacgaccccgcgctcggTAAGTTCGtggcgggaggcgcggacgggggGGGTTCGGGAGCGGCACGGGTGGTCGTGCAGAagctccccgccgcggagcgcgcgaggctcgaggaggaggcgagggccgtcgcggaggcggccgcgagggctcgcgcggaggcgacggacgcgctgAACCTGGACGAGGAGTACCTGGAgagggttcgcgcgcgggacgagctcgccaagagcaggaggagaagatcggcaaccgcggcgacgacgacgacgacgacgtcaacgacgacgtcaacgacgacgccgggcgccaaacccgcgccggaccccgcgctgctcgccgaggtcggcgtggacggcgcgtacatggcggcgctcgcggagcaggAGGAGAAGCGCAGGAAGGTGAGGgaagcgcgcgcggtcaaggcgaaggcggcggcggcgtcggcggcgacgatgcggctcgccgcggtgttcgCCGTTCGGGAATCCGACCCGGAgatggcggcgtacgcgcggGCGTACGCGGACAGAGCCGGGGAACgggcggagcagcgcgaactggtcgcggcgtcgcgcaaaGCCGCCTGCAAAgaggcggccgccgtcgccgtcgacgacgcgggaaaAGCAAAGCGGGGgaagcgacggcgcgtcgcgtga
- a CDS encoding predicted protein has translation MAAVVAPSAILTTRVVAPKARAARTLKATAFKGAKLAQPKLAVKRAVSTKAVADSKISTDEVLKTIADKWEDTENKSAVITYVAGGAALVWLSGTVVGAINSIPILPKVMELVGLGYSTWFVYRYVLYKDSRKELVEQFDALKNKVSGEF, from the exons atggccgccgtcgtcgccccctcCGCTATCCTCACCACCCGCGTCGTGGCCCCcaaggcccgcgccgcccgcaccCTCAAGGCCACCGCCTTCAagggcgccaagctcgcgcaGCCCAAG CTCGCGGTCAAGCGCGCGGTCTCCACCAAGGCTGTCGCCGACTCCAAGATCAGCACCGACGAGGTCCTCAAGACCATCGCCGACAAG TGGGAGGACACCGAGAACAAGTCCGCGGTGATCACctacgtcgccggcggcgcggcgctcgtgtgGCTCTCCGgcaccgtcgtcggcgccatcAACAGCATCCCCATCCTCCCCAAGGTGATGGAGCTCGTCGGCCTCGGTTACTCCACCTGGTTCGTGTACAGGTACGTGCTCTACAAGGACTCCCGCAAGGAGCTCGTGGAGCAGTTCGACGCCCTCAAGAACAAGGTGTCCGGCGAGTTCTAA
- a CDS encoding predicted protein, whose protein sequence is MSPGDAGGAPAGEGSAPSPSSRPSANNDDAVSSVAPDGTIDPMVAEAEQSALTLLRRELAASRRATERERLVAKRACEQLAAERAASAEREEELMTLEARLEALTEGRESAREEAFRREASPSSSPPDDDDDDDDDARRATSPPAAAELFKTPHAAADEEEEEEEEEDGEVFVASGVPPSRGRGTLDPRAVAAAEALLARADALEHEHAREIAALNARVRALERALSSAEGAAAVAEAAAAEALRQQSRMATHQTAAALRRREREEAEAEATISDLKRRLERERERADAWKARAIAAESKAAKAAAEAEQLCAQLAAAQLRADSARTSQTSRVTFEEKVASSASFAADGGSELAKGPFSRKLANGRRVRVGSPSSTTPGDAGRRRLGSLGRSTAAPSARLAIALAARGGKGGRLDVSESRDAFRASLRRQGEALARLAAGRVARRAEMAALRDAVDAMGVT, encoded by the coding sequence ATGTCGCCGGGAGACGCGGGTGGCGCACCCGCCGGGGAGGGTtcggccccgtcgccgtcgtcccgcccgagcgctaacaacgacgacgccgtgtcGTCAGTGGCGCCGGATGGCACGATCGACCCGatggtggcggaggcggagcagTCCGCGCTGACGCTgctccggcgcgagctcgccgccagccgccgagccaccgagcgcgagcggctggtcgccaagcgcgcgtgcgagcagctcgcggcggagcgcgcagcctcggcggagcgcgaggaggaactcATGACGCTGGAGGCTcggctcgaggcgctgaCGGAAGGGAGGGAGAGCGCCAGGGAGGAGGCGTTCCGCCGCGaagcctcgccctcgtcgtcgccgccggacgacgacgacgacgacgacgacgatgcgaggcgcgcgacgtccccgccggccgccgccgagctcttcAAAACGCCGcacgcggccgccgacgaggaggaggaggaggaggaggaggaggatggggaggtATTTGTCGCGAGTGGCGTCCCCCCatcgcgaggacgaggaacgcTCGATCCcagagccgtcgccgcggccgaggccctcctcgcccgcgccgacgccctcgagcacgagcacgcgcgcgagatcgccgcgctgaacgcccgcgtgcgcgcgttggagcgcgcgctctcatccgcggagggcgcggcggcggtggcggaagctgccgccgccgaggcgctgcgTCAACAgtcgcggatggcgacgcACCAGactgcggcggcgctcagACGACGCGAGAgagaggaggcggaggcggaggcgacgataAGTGACTTGAAGAGGCGCCTCGAGCGGGAAagggagcgcgcggacgcgtggaaggcgcgcgccatcgccgcggagtcgAAGGCGGCCAAAGCGGCGGCAGAGGCCGAACAGCTgtgcgcacagctggcggcggcacagctgcgcgcggattcggcgcggacgtcgcagACATCGCGGGTCACGTTCGAGGAGAaggtggcgtcgtccgcgtcgttcgccgccgatggaggATCCGAGCTCGCGAAAGGCCCGTTCTCGAGGAAGCTCGCCAACGGCCGTCGGGTCCGCGTCGGGAgtccgagctcgacgacgccgggtgACGCCGGGCGAAGGAGGCTCGGCTCGCTCGGtcggtcgacggcggcgccgagcgctcggctcgcgatcgccctcgcggcccgGGGCGGCAAAGGCGGGCGTCTCGACGTTAGCGAGTCCCGGGACGCGTTTCGGGCGTCGCTGCGGCGACAGGGCGAGGCTTtggcgaggctcgccgcgggtcgcgtcgcgagaagggcggagatggcggcgctccgggacgccgtcgacgcgatgggcgtTACGTAG